One Tumebacillus sp. BK434 genomic window carries:
- a CDS encoding non-ribosomal peptide synthetase, whose product MDKRANLTPAQRALLEKRIKGKGPVMPASAIKKTGIPRRPPGESPLSYSQERMWVMEQMEPEAAVYNIPVAISVSGELDRELLSTSIHEVIRRHEALRTTFPVTDGTPAVLIHEELSVPILALDVRHLPEGERDEAAQRLALEDAQRPFDLIRGPLVRVTTIQKADEEHLLLITLHHIIADGWSLGVLINEFSLLYASIKSGLPAPLLELPIQYSDFAYWQKLPEQRAALQQHREYWKQQLGGELEPLQLPVDRPRPSSQTFCGATTQFMLSKPLSDSLQQLSVETGTTLFMTLLAAFQTFLSRYTGQTDILVGSPIANRTRREIEGLVGVFINTLVHRSRIDGEMTYRDLLEQVRRTTLDAFAHQDMPFEKLVEELQADRNMAYSPLFQAMFILQNNEQHTLSMPGLTLRSETLETQTAKFDITLSFFATENGLWGHWEYNTDLFDAETVERMILHFQTLLSGIVDKPDRVLHEYPLLPHEEQQKILRDWNDTAAPSREVCIHHLFEEQVERTPDAIALVFEDQELTYRELNNRANHAAQSLQACGVGPDDVVGVYLERSPELLTALLATHKAGGGYLPLDPGYPQERLAFMIRDAKPKVILIQPSLAGQLPPHDAQVLTLTGEEQSDLLPNPSSLVRPEHLAYIIYTSGSTGQPKGVMVEHRSASHFFTGMDGAVGCGGKDTILALTSIGFDISVLELFWSLTRGTKVILLTEQEISETGLSISEYSLRKQLLRHQATILQCTPSMMNMIISAPEGLAALAPLQKILLGGEALPPTLARQLLQNTNARLFNLYGPTEATVYAAHYEVTDTELHSIPLGRPLSNSTHYILDKQLQPVPIGVAGELHIGGAGVTRGYLGRDELTAERFIPNPFGPGRLYKTGDLACYLPDGNIKFLGRLDHQVKVRGYRVELGEIETRLLEHVAIHEAAVLARDNTLIAYVVAEGELPDVLGIRSFLGTRLPEFMVPTRFIQLDAMPLTPSGKIDRKALLALEIAPLQSVERTYVAPSSPLEEELCIVWSEVLQVEQVGVQDNFFTLGGHSLLAMRVMSRVNSRFATHLSLRSFFEAPTIAELAAVIAEQEHEVVTPPIIPVPRNEHLPLSFAQERLWFLDQLHPDSVTYNIPVVLQIKGNLEPDVLCRCLEAVVKRHESLRTTFKIVDGQPKQIITNEGNVPLPVSDVQSVAEARAAALEEARTPFSLAEGPLLRAKLLRLGPVEHMLLLTMHHIITDEWSMGIFIEEMATFYAAFSTGITAHLQPLPIQYADYAVWQREWLQGELLQNQLAYWKDKLGGELPILQLPTDFQRPAVLSERGASRTFHLNAALTGQLNRLSQQEGTTLFMTLLAAFNTLLFRYTGQEDILIGTPIAGRRREEIDALIGFFVNTLVLRTDLSGGVGFRELLSRVRRTALDAYAHQDVPFERLVEELQPKRNMSYAPLFQAMFVMQNKQQKQVELDGLTMSAQPVASSTAKFDLSLTMTETADGLTAKFVYNTDLFTADTIGHMEEHLTVLLESIIAFPDTDISALRLLTADEEHLLLTTWAGGATSSVEMKLLHQRFEEQASRTPDAEAVVSGDARLTYRELNERANRLAHYLQAQGVTTDTLVAICVERTEQMVITALAILKAGGAYVPIDPAYPEERIATMIRESNPVFVLTDQMLNALQSELVTMPTVNPVCNTTPDHLAYMIFTSGSTGVPKGVMIEHKSICNYIEWMLQFYQMTPTDHVLQKASFSFDVSVWEMLLPLSCGAKTVLARSGGQADIPYLIELINQEQIAIAHFIPSILQLFAADANVQTCKSLRFLLSGGEALPYELQERVLDRLPDVELHNRYGPTEVTVNATWWNCRHDRERKIVPIGRPLPNVTVYVLDAALQPVPTGVAGELYVGGDCLARGYYNRPELTAERFLPSPFQTGERIYKTGDRVRWLADGSLQFLGRFDDQVKLRGFRIELGEIEAVLDEHEFIAQSVAAVHRGEVLAVYYLGDRVPAADLRAYLKDRLPAFMVPSAFLQLEKFPLTPNGKIDRSLLPIPNEWERTTEFVAPRTFTEERLAALWSELLRIEEISVYDSFFDLGGHSLMVTQLVARVQQVFSVSLNLRELFEKTTIAELAEVIEAAETVQAPVIQRRERHGNRMKR is encoded by the coding sequence ATGGACAAAAGAGCCAATCTAACTCCGGCGCAGCGTGCGCTGTTAGAAAAACGAATCAAAGGCAAAGGCCCCGTCATGCCTGCTTCCGCCATAAAGAAAACGGGCATTCCCCGCCGTCCGCCGGGGGAATCTCCTCTGTCTTATTCCCAAGAGCGCATGTGGGTCATGGAACAGATGGAGCCGGAAGCGGCTGTCTACAATATTCCGGTTGCCATTTCGGTTAGCGGAGAGCTCGACCGCGAACTGCTATCCACAAGCATCCACGAAGTGATCCGCCGCCACGAAGCCCTGCGCACCACGTTCCCGGTCACAGACGGCACGCCAGCGGTATTGATCCATGAGGAACTATCCGTGCCGATCCTCGCGCTTGACGTTCGGCATTTGCCGGAGGGGGAGCGGGATGAGGCGGCTCAGCGTCTGGCGCTGGAAGATGCCCAGCGTCCTTTTGACCTCATCCGAGGCCCGCTTGTGCGCGTCACGACCATCCAAAAGGCGGATGAAGAGCATCTGTTGCTGATCACGCTCCATCACATCATCGCGGACGGCTGGTCGCTCGGTGTGCTGATCAACGAGTTTTCGCTCCTCTACGCTTCCATTAAAAGCGGTCTGCCTGCGCCGCTCCTGGAGCTTCCGATCCAGTACAGCGATTTTGCGTACTGGCAGAAGCTGCCGGAGCAGCGAGCCGCTTTACAACAACATCGAGAGTATTGGAAGCAGCAGCTTGGCGGCGAACTTGAACCGCTCCAGTTGCCGGTCGACCGGCCGCGCCCGAGCAGCCAGACCTTTTGTGGTGCCACGACCCAATTTATGCTTTCCAAACCGCTTTCCGATTCTCTGCAGCAACTGAGCGTAGAGACTGGCACGACACTGTTCATGACCCTGCTGGCCGCTTTTCAAACGTTTCTTTCCCGCTACACCGGGCAGACGGACATCCTCGTCGGTTCGCCGATTGCCAACCGCACCCGCCGTGAGATCGAAGGGCTGGTCGGCGTCTTTATCAATACCCTTGTCCATCGCAGCCGGATTGACGGCGAAATGACCTACCGCGATCTGTTGGAACAAGTGCGCCGTACGACCCTCGACGCATTTGCCCATCAGGATATGCCGTTCGAAAAATTGGTCGAAGAGCTGCAAGCAGATCGCAACATGGCCTATTCGCCGCTGTTCCAAGCGATGTTTATCCTGCAAAACAATGAGCAGCATACGCTTTCCATGCCGGGGTTGACTTTGCGGAGCGAGACTCTGGAGACACAAACGGCCAAATTTGACATCACTTTGTCTTTCTTTGCGACCGAGAATGGCCTCTGGGGGCATTGGGAATACAACACCGATCTGTTTGACGCCGAGACGGTCGAACGCATGATTCTGCATTTCCAAACGCTGCTCAGTGGCATCGTCGACAAGCCGGACCGGGTTTTGCACGAATATCCGCTCCTGCCGCACGAAGAGCAGCAAAAGATACTCCGCGACTGGAATGACACGGCAGCGCCGTCCCGCGAAGTCTGTATTCATCACCTGTTCGAAGAGCAGGTGGAACGCACCCCGGATGCGATCGCACTGGTATTTGAAGATCAGGAACTGACTTATCGAGAGCTGAACAACCGCGCCAACCATGCCGCTCAGTCCCTGCAGGCGTGCGGCGTTGGGCCGGACGATGTTGTCGGGGTCTATCTGGAGCGTTCGCCCGAACTGCTCACCGCTCTGCTTGCGACACACAAGGCAGGAGGAGGCTACCTGCCGCTTGACCCGGGCTATCCGCAGGAGCGCCTCGCCTTTATGATCAGGGATGCCAAGCCGAAAGTGATCCTGATCCAGCCGTCGCTCGCCGGACAGCTTCCGCCGCATGACGCTCAGGTGCTGACCTTGACTGGGGAAGAGCAGTCTGACCTTCTCCCGAACCCGTCCAGTCTCGTGCGTCCGGAGCATCTGGCCTACATCATCTACACGTCCGGTTCCACCGGCCAGCCCAAAGGTGTCATGGTCGAGCACCGCAGCGCCTCCCATTTCTTCACCGGAATGGATGGAGCTGTTGGCTGCGGAGGGAAAGACACGATTCTCGCTCTGACTTCGATCGGCTTTGACATTTCCGTGCTCGAGCTGTTCTGGAGTTTGACGCGCGGGACGAAAGTCATTTTGCTGACCGAACAGGAGATCAGTGAAACGGGCTTGTCGATCAGCGAATACTCCTTGCGCAAACAGTTGCTCCGCCACCAAGCGACCATTCTGCAGTGCACGCCTTCAATGATGAACATGATCATCTCAGCACCTGAGGGACTGGCCGCGCTCGCTCCTTTGCAAAAAATTCTGCTGGGCGGCGAAGCATTGCCTCCCACGCTGGCCCGCCAACTGTTACAGAACACGAATGCACGCCTGTTCAACCTATACGGCCCGACAGAAGCGACTGTCTACGCGGCTCATTATGAAGTGACAGACACCGAACTACATTCAATTCCACTCGGCCGTCCGCTTTCAAACAGCACGCACTACATCCTCGACAAACAGCTTCAGCCGGTGCCAATCGGCGTTGCTGGTGAACTGCACATCGGCGGGGCTGGTGTGACGCGAGGGTACCTCGGGCGGGACGAATTGACCGCTGAGCGGTTCATTCCCAATCCGTTTGGCCCGGGCCGACTGTACAAAACGGGCGATCTCGCCTGCTACCTCCCGGACGGGAATATCAAGTTTCTCGGCCGTCTCGACCATCAGGTGAAAGTGCGCGGCTACCGTGTCGAGTTGGGTGAGATCGAAACGCGCCTCTTAGAGCATGTCGCGATTCACGAAGCGGCGGTCCTCGCCCGCGACAACACGCTGATCGCCTATGTGGTCGCCGAAGGGGAGCTGCCCGACGTGCTGGGCATTCGCAGTTTCCTCGGCACGCGCCTACCCGAGTTCATGGTGCCAACTCGCTTCATACAGCTTGATGCGATGCCGCTGACCCCGAGCGGAAAAATTGACCGCAAAGCTCTGCTTGCTTTGGAGATCGCGCCCCTGCAGAGTGTCGAACGAACGTACGTCGCGCCGTCTTCGCCGCTGGAAGAAGAGCTGTGTATCGTCTGGTCGGAAGTTCTGCAGGTCGAGCAAGTCGGTGTGCAAGACAACTTTTTCACGCTCGGCGGGCACTCCTTGCTGGCAATGCGAGTGATGTCGAGGGTAAACAGCCGGTTTGCGACGCATTTGTCTCTGCGCAGCTTCTTCGAAGCGCCAACGATCGCCGAACTCGCCGCCGTGATCGCCGAACAGGAGCACGAAGTTGTCACACCACCGATCATACCCGTGCCGCGAAATGAGCATTTGCCGTTGTCCTTTGCTCAGGAGCGGTTGTGGTTCCTTGACCAGTTGCATCCCGATTCGGTGACTTACAACATCCCGGTTGTGCTCCAGATCAAAGGGAACCTGGAGCCCGATGTGCTTTGCAGGTGCTTAGAGGCGGTCGTCAAACGGCATGAATCCCTGCGCACGACGTTCAAGATCGTTGACGGGCAGCCGAAGCAGATCATTACGAATGAAGGGAACGTACCATTGCCTGTGTCAGATGTGCAAAGCGTTGCAGAAGCCCGGGCGGCAGCGCTGGAAGAAGCGAGAACGCCGTTCAGTTTGGCAGAAGGACCGCTTTTGCGCGCGAAATTGCTGAGGTTGGGGCCAGTTGAGCACATGTTGCTGCTGACCATGCATCACATCATCACCGATGAGTGGTCGATGGGCATTTTCATAGAGGAGATGGCAACGTTTTACGCTGCCTTTTCGACAGGAATAACGGCGCATTTGCAGCCACTGCCCATTCAATACGCAGATTACGCCGTCTGGCAGCGTGAGTGGCTACAAGGTGAGCTGTTGCAAAATCAGCTGGCTTATTGGAAGGACAAGCTCGGCGGAGAACTGCCGATCTTGCAACTGCCGACCGATTTCCAGCGTCCGGCGGTGCTGAGCGAGCGGGGAGCGAGCCGTACCTTCCATTTGAATGCAGCATTGACCGGGCAGTTGAACCGGCTGAGTCAGCAGGAGGGCACGACACTTTTTATGACTTTGCTCGCTGCCTTTAACACATTGCTGTTCCGCTACACGGGCCAAGAGGACATCCTGATTGGAACGCCCATCGCCGGACGGAGGCGCGAAGAGATCGACGCGCTGATCGGCTTTTTCGTCAACACGCTCGTGCTGCGCACCGACCTGTCAGGCGGGGTTGGTTTCCGTGAACTTCTCTCCCGCGTCCGCAGGACCGCTCTCGATGCGTACGCACATCAGGACGTGCCTTTTGAGCGACTGGTTGAAGAGCTGCAGCCGAAGCGCAACATGAGCTACGCGCCGCTGTTCCAAGCGATGTTTGTCATGCAAAATAAACAGCAGAAGCAGGTCGAGCTCGATGGCCTCACGATGTCTGCTCAGCCTGTCGCAAGCAGCACTGCCAAATTTGACCTGTCGCTGACGATGACCGAGACAGCGGATGGACTGACGGCGAAGTTTGTATACAACACCGACCTGTTCACGGCTGATACGATCGGGCACATGGAGGAGCACTTGACTGTGCTGTTGGAAAGCATCATCGCTTTCCCGGATACGGACATCTCCGCTCTGCGTTTGCTCACGGCAGACGAGGAGCACCTGCTGCTGACCACGTGGGCGGGCGGTGCAACTTCGTCTGTCGAAATGAAGCTCCTGCACCAGCGCTTTGAGGAGCAAGCGTCCCGTACGCCGGATGCGGAAGCGGTTGTCAGCGGCGACGCGCGCCTGACGTATCGTGAACTCAACGAGCGGGCCAACCGCTTGGCGCATTATCTGCAGGCGCAAGGCGTCACGACAGATACGCTTGTCGCCATCTGTGTCGAGCGCACAGAACAGATGGTCATCACCGCGTTGGCGATCTTAAAAGCAGGCGGTGCCTATGTGCCGATCGACCCGGCCTATCCCGAAGAGCGCATCGCGACCATGATACGCGAATCCAATCCGGTGTTCGTTTTGACAGATCAGATGCTGAACGCCTTGCAGAGTGAACTGGTCACGATGCCGACCGTCAATCCGGTCTGTAACACGACGCCCGATCACCTGGCCTACATGATCTTCACCTCTGGCTCGACCGGAGTGCCAAAAGGGGTCATGATCGAACACAAGAGCATTTGCAATTACATCGAATGGATGCTCCAGTTTTATCAGATGACGCCGACCGATCATGTCCTCCAGAAGGCGAGCTTTTCATTCGACGTGTCGGTATGGGAAATGTTGTTGCCACTGTCATGCGGTGCCAAGACGGTGCTGGCCCGTTCAGGAGGGCAGGCCGATATCCCGTATCTGATTGAACTGATCAACCAAGAACAGATCGCGATCGCACACTTTATCCCGTCGATCCTCCAACTGTTTGCTGCAGATGCGAACGTGCAGACGTGCAAGAGTCTGCGCTTCCTGCTGAGCGGCGGTGAAGCATTGCCTTATGAATTGCAGGAGCGGGTGCTGGACAGGTTGCCGGATGTTGAGCTTCATAACCGGTACGGTCCGACCGAAGTTACCGTCAATGCCACGTGGTGGAACTGCCGCCATGACCGGGAGCGCAAGATCGTACCGATTGGCCGGCCTTTGCCCAATGTCACTGTGTATGTATTGGACGCAGCGCTCCAGCCGGTGCCGACCGGTGTGGCGGGTGAGCTGTACGTGGGCGGCGACTGCTTGGCGCGGGGCTACTACAACCGACCGGAGCTGACGGCAGAGCGCTTCTTGCCCAGTCCGTTTCAAACGGGCGAGCGAATCTACAAGACCGGAGACCGGGTGCGCTGGCTTGCGGATGGCAGCTTGCAGTTCCTTGGCCGGTTTGACGACCAAGTCAAACTGCGCGGCTTTCGGATCGAACTCGGTGAGATTGAAGCGGTGCTGGACGAACACGAATTCATCGCTCAATCGGTGGCGGCGGTTCACCGTGGTGAGGTACTGGCCGTCTATTACTTAGGAGATCGCGTTCCGGCCGCAGACTTGCGTGCCTATCTGAAAGATCGTCTGCCCGCATTTATGGTTCCGTCCGCCTTTCTGCAGCTTGAAAAATTCCCGCTCACGCCAAACGGCAAGATCGACCGCAGTCTGCTGCCGATCCCGAATGAGTGGGAGCGCACGACCGAGTTTGTCGCTCCACGAACCTTTACAGAAGAACGTCTCGCCGCGCTCTGGTCGGAACTGCTGCGGATTGAGGAGATCTCCGTCTATGACAGCTTCTTCGATCTCGGCGGACATTCGCTGATGGTCACGCAACTCGTCGCCAGAGTACAACAAGTGTTTTCCGTCTCGCTCAATCTCCGCGAGCTTTTCGAAAAGACGACCATCGCCGAGCTGGCGGAAGTGATCGAAGCAGCCGAAACCGTACAGGCTCCTGTTATTCAACGCAGGGAGCGCCACGGCAACAGAATGAAACGCTAA